Below is a window of Candidatus Komeilibacteria bacterium CG_4_10_14_0_2_um_filter_37_10 DNA.
GATTGCCGCACTAAAAACTGATATTGATCAAATCATTAAGCAAATCCGCGAGCTAGATGTATGAAACAGCCGAACCCGAAGTTTGCTAGTTGGGAGAGCACCATGATGTGCAATATACAATGTCAGCATTGTGGTTTATCATCCGGGCCGCAGCAAAAAAATGCTCGCGGCCCAGAACTTAACACCGAAGAATCATTATCATTGTTTGATCAGTTGATAGGGTTCGGTGTTAGCAAATTAATAATTTCCGGCGGTGAGTTTACTACCCGCCCAGATTGGCAATATTTATTATCAGTAGCGTTGCAGAAGTTTTCTATGGTTAGATTAATAACGAATGGTTGGTTGGGTATTAATCTTTGTCAGTTGCTAAATAAAATTTCTGACTCGAGCAATTTAATATTGTCCTTAAGTCTGGATGGTATCGAGGCAACTCATGATAGTAATAGACGAGCAGGTTCTTTTACTAAAGTCAGAGCAATTTTACAACAGGAGAGAGGAATAATTTACAATGTAATCACTACTGTTACTAAAAGTAATTGGTATGAATTAGATCAGCTATTTGATTTAATGCGAGAACTCGAGGTAGGTATTTGGTCTGTGCAAATTGGTTTGCCAGCTGGTCGTATGTCAATGGATAATTTTATTGGTATGGATAATATTAAATTATTAGCTGATAAGATTGAGGCATGGCAAAGAGTTTGTGGGCAACAGATGGAAATCGTTCCTGACGATTGTTTCGGCTATCAACATTTGATGCGCCAAGATCAGCCATGGACCGGTTGTCAGGCCGGAAAAAACTTAGTTACCATTTTAGCCAACGGCGATATCACCGGTTGCCCGACAACTTTTGATGAAGTTATGGGTAATATTCGACAAGATGTCTTGCGTAACATTTGGCAAAATGAAAAGTTTGCTACTTTCCGAGAAAAGATAGCCACCTGTTTAATTTGTGATAATCACAACTGTCTAGGTGGTTGTCGTGCGGTACAAAAGATATTTCATCAACAGTTTTGTTTTTAAGAAAGAAGGTGACATGTGAATTACAAGCGTCTGTCATAATGATAGACGCTTTTTTATTCAAAAAAGTGAAGAAAACGTCATTCTTGACAAAAAAGAGTGATTAATTTAAACTTACAACCAGCTGCAAGCAATGCTCTCCCGCCTAAAAGCATTTGGTCGGATTAAGAAATAGTAATAATTCATATTATGTTATCAATTAGATTTTCTCGCACAGGAAAAAAGAAACAGCCCTATTATCGTATTATTGTGCTGGATAAGCGCAAAGATCCTTGGGGTGATTATTTAGAAATGCTCGGTAATTATGATCCGCGTAGTAAAAAACTGGATATTAAAATCGAGCGTGTTAAATATTGGCTTTCTGTTGGCGCTCAAGCGACCAATACAGTCTTTAATTTACTACTCAGAAATGGTTTAGTTAAAGGAAAGCCAAAAAAATCAGTTAAACTTTCAGAAAAAAGAAAAGTAAAAATTTCCAAAAAGAAGGAAGCAGAACAAGAAAAGATCAAGTCGGCCCAGGCAGTAGCGCAAGCAGCTACTGAAGCCGCAGCCAAACCAAGCGAACCAGAAGTAACGCCTAGTGAAGAAAAAGAAGAACAAGCAACTTAAATTTATTGACAATTAGCATTATTTGTGCTATCATTTAAAACAATACTGCAATTTCTTTTAAAATTAGGTCTTTAGAGGAAGTAGTGGTAGTTTAATTAACATTAAGATTAATAAAATGTCAGACAAAGAACTACTAGAGATGATCGTCAAAACTCTCGTTGACAACCAAGAAGCTGTCAATGTAGAAAGAAACATCGACGAAATGGGCGTACTATTAACGCTCAAAGTTGATCCTAAAGATATGGGTCAGGTCATTGGTCGTCAAGGCCAAACCGCTCGTGCCATCCGAACTCTATTAAGAGTTATTGGTGCCAGAAATAATGCTCGTGTTAATTTAAAGATTGTCGAACCAGAAGGATCACGCCAGAGCCATCGTTCAGAAGTCGCTGACGTAGATACTAGTGCTGTAGATGATTTCAAATTATAAATAAAATTTAGTTTGATAAAAAAATAATCCCTCGTTTATCGAGGGGTTGTTTTTTTTAAATATTAGTAGTAATTTAGGTATATGATAAAAAAAGATTTTCACATTATCTCGGCCTTTCCCCGGCTGTTAGACAGTTATTATCAAGACTCTATTTTGCAGCGAGCACAAAAGAAAAAGCTGATCAATATTTACAATCATGATTTGCGTGACTATACCAAAAATAAACATCGTCAGGTTGATGACGTTCCTTATGGCGGTGGCGTTGGGATGGTTTTGCAAATAGAACCAATTTGGTTATGTTGGCAAAAGATTCGGAAGAAGAAAAGAAGTAAAACAATATTACTGACACCAGCTGGTGAAAGATTAAATCAAGAATTAGTAAAGAAGTTAGCGAAGGAAGATCAGTTGATTTTTATTTGTGGTCACTATGAAGGGGTGGATGCTCGAGTAGAAAACTTTTGTGATTTGCCGGTATCAATTGGCGATTATGTATTGACTGGCGGTGAGTTGGGTGCGGCTGTGATCATTGATGCAGTAACTAGACTAATGCCCGGTGTTTTAGGCAAACTTGAATCAACTATTGACGAGTCACATAGCAAGGCCGGTGTTTTAGAATACCCACAGTATACGCGACCAGAAAATTTCCCATTAAATTCACGAAAAACATATTCGGTTCCCAGCGTGTTATTATCGGGTAACCATCAATTAATTAAAGAGTGGCGAGAAAAAAATAGGGCGCGATAAGAAATTTATAATGTAGTAATAAATATAAAGAGAGGTGTGATTAACCTCTCTTTTGTTAAATTTACTCAATAGTTAATAGCCCAGGAGCGACAGAAGTTTTTTAATCTCCTGATCAGTTTTATGTTGGTATAGTTTAATAGTAAAAAAGAGAATTTCTTTCTTTTAGTTACCATTAACTTTTTTTCCACCCACCACAGTTTTATTTGCTTGATGATACGATATAGATCAAGATTAACTTTTGGTGTTAAAAAAATTACCGGAACATTTTGTTGGCGATCATCACTAAGATGATTGACTATTTGACGCAAAATACTTTTTAATTGACGAACACTAATTATTTGACGACAATTTTGATCGGGGAGAATAAATGGTTCTAGATTGATTATTAAACCCACCGCTGTCGTTTTATTTTTCGCCAGAAAGTCTAATAAATATTGAATTTGCCCAAAGGTATTAAATTCAATTTTTATCGCTGCTATTTCTGCTAGTAGAAAATAGAAGGTTCCTGGACCGGGACTGAGTAATAGCCACTGACGACTGTTTTTTTGCTTTGTTTTCAAGGTACACCTCTTTTTTTGATTTCTTTAATTATAAGCCATTATTACAGTTTTTGGCAGTTAAGCAACCCCGTCTAATTAACAGTTTATACCCCTTGACAATCCCACCCTTAACCTATATTATTACTACGCTATTAGTACCTTGGATTTAACTAATTATTAATTAACAAAAACTTCCCTAAATTAGGCGAAAATTAATAATTTATTAAAGTACGGAAATATTTGGCCTTAACTATTATCGATAATTACGAATAAAGCCCAAACATTTCTGTCTTTTGTAGTCAGAAAACGCCGTTTGACAACTTAATAAGTGATAGAAATTGAATCAAGTCAATTCTTATATTTTTTTTCGTTTTACGCGGTTTTGATAGTTCACCTAAAAACTATTCATAATTAGAGTTTGATCCTGGCTCAGGACGAACGCTGGCGGCGTGTCTAAGGCATGCAAGTCGAACGCTCAGTACCGCAAGGTATTGAGAGTGGCAAACGGGAGAGTAACACCTTGGTAACCTACCCCTAAGATGGGCATAACTTTGCGAAAGCGAGGCTAATTCCCAATAAGTTTCATTGACGCAGGTCAGTGAAATAAAGTTCAGGCGCTTAGGGATGGGCCTAGGTTCCATCAGCTTGTTGGTGAGGTAAAAGCTCACCAAGGCGACGACGGATAGCGGGTGTGAGAGCACGACCCGCCTCACTGGGACTGAGATACTGCCCAGACTCCTACGGGAGGCTGCAGTCAAGAATATTCCTCAATGCCCGAAAGGGTGAAGGAGCGACGCCGCGTGCAGGAAGACGCCCCTCGGGGTGTAAACTGCTTTTCTATAGGACGAATTTGTGACGGTACTATAGGAATAAGGGGCCGCTAACCTCGTGCCAGCAGCGGCGGTAATACGAGGGCCCCAAGCGTTGTCCGGATTTACTGGGCGTAAAGCGTCTACAGGCGGTTAGAAAAGTTTCCAGTCAAACCTTCAGGCTTAACTTGGAGTTCGCCGGAAATACTTTCTAACTAGAGGACGGAAGAGGCTAGCGGAATAGTCGGTGGAGTAGTAAAATGCGTTGATATCGACTAGAACACCAAATGCGAAGGCAGCTAGCTGGTACGTTCCTGACGCTTACTGGACGAAAGCGTGGGTAGCGAATGGGATTAGATACCCCAGTAGTCCACGCCCTAAACTATGAATGCTGATCATTGGGAGTATCGACCCTCTCAGTGGTGTCAACCTAAGCTAACGCGTTAAGCATTCCGCCTGGGGAGTACGGTCGCAAGACTAAAACTCAAAGGAATTGACGGGAGCCCGCACAAGCGGTGGAGCATGTGGTTCAATTCGATGATAAGCGGGGAACCTTACCAGGGCTTGACATCTCGAGAATTTCGCCGAAAGGTGAAAGTGCCAGCAATGGAGCTCGAAGACAGGTGCTGCATGGTTGTCGTCAGCTCGTGTCGTGAGATGTAGGGTTAAGTCCTCTAACGAGCGCAACCCCTACCCTATGTTGTATGTTCATAGGGAACTGCCTCGGTCAACGAGGAGGAAGGCGGGGATGACGTCAAATCAGCATGGCTCTTACGCCCTGGGCTACACACGTGCTACAATGGCCGGTACAATGGGTTGCAAAATCGCAAGATGAAGCTAATCCCATCAAAGCCGGTCCCAGTTCGGATTGAGGTCTGCAATTCGACCTCATGAAGCCGGAATCGCTAGTAACCGCGAATCAGCCACGTCGCGGTGAATACGTTCTCGGGCTTTGTACACACCGCCCGTCACGTCAAGAGAGTCGGTAATACCCGAAAGCTGTGCCAGTCACGGAATAAGGTAGGATCGATAATAGGGACGAAGTCGTAACAAGGCATCCGTAGCGGAAGCTGTGGATGGATCACCTCCTTTCTAGGAGATTACTGTTGTCAGTTTACTGATGACTAACTAAGTCGAGCTTGTTCATTTCTATCACTTTTAAGTTGTTAAGCGGAAATCTATGGCTGGTGAGAACCAGCTTTTTTTGTTAAAATGTAACAGTTAATATTTTAAGAAAGAGTATTTTGAAAAATGAATTATTTAAGGGCGTATAGCTCAGCTGGTTAGAGCGCAACACTGATAATGTTGAGGTCCCAGGTTCGATTCCTGGTACGCCCACCACTTCGGAATTGGTCTCATAGTTCCGTGTATCGAGTCTAGCTCGGTCCACTCCACCATTCAACCAATTCCTCGTTGATAATTTTATACTTAACTCTTCGTTTCGCTCAGAGCCCAAGTATAAAATTATTGATTAGTTAAATTATTAAATTTAACAACGGGGCGTAGCGCAGTTTCAGCCAGAGGCTGATCGTCCTTTGGACGAGGCTATAATTGTTTGAAGTTTTTACAATACAAGAAGAAGTAGCACATTTTGTGTTGAGTTTACATAAGAGTTTAAGTATTATGGTTGATTGAATACAGTAAATAACGGGGCGTAGCGCAGTTGGCTAGCGCGTCTGCTTTGGGAGCAGAAGGTCGGAGGTTCGAGTCCTCTCGCCCCGACCATTTCGTCCCGCCAGTGGCGGGACTCGTTGATAATTTTATACTTAACTCCTCGTTTCACTCAGAGTCCAAGTATAAAATTATTAATTAGTTAAATTTGTTTGTTGCTCGCGACTTATTTCATCAAGTCACTCGTGGTGGCTTACCGCTACAATACTTTAAAAATAGAAAAAGGTTTGCACGTTTTTATAAATCGTGAATGACGATTGCCTCGGCACGTCGTTCGCGAACGACGTGCCGAGGTAGCTCAGTGGTAGAGCAGTAGACTGAAAATCTACGTGTCGGCAGTTCAATTCTGCCCCTCGGCACCACGTCATCCCGCCTCTCGCGAGAAGCGGGATTCCTTTTCCTCGCACACTTATCTCTCCGCCTTCTCGCCACGCTAGCGCTTGCGCAGCGGGTGGCGGATCGATCAAGTGTGCTCAGTTAGAAATTATTAAATTATCATTTATTACGGGCGGGTATCGTATAATGGTTATTATTACAGCTTTCCAAGCTGAGGACGGGGGTTCGATTCCCCCTACCCGCTCCAGATTATTTTTTGAGACAAGATTGTTATAGCAATGTTGTTTTTTGTTTATTATAAGATCATATGGGGAATCGAACGGGCAGAAGTCCCGCGCTAAGCGGGACGTCGATATGACTGCCCGTGGCAGTCGAAGCGCTGCCCTGGACAATCCCGCCGCAGGCGGGAGCGATAATTCCCCCTACCCGCTCCAGCGTCGTAGTCGCTCTTCGCCGTTTCATCTCGCCTTTGGCGGGATTCCACTTAACTCAGAGCGTCTACTCCTTTTCAGAATTACACTTTTTGCCCCTTCGACTTATCTCAGGGTCAACCAAGTGTAATTCTGTTTTTAAATAGGGGAATTGAACCTGACCGTCAGCGGCGGGATTCCTTTTAAAACATTCACTTTTCTTCATCAAAGTATCTTTGATTCAGATCAAGCGAATGTTTTTGTTTAATCATTTATAACAGCGGGATTCCTTTTAAAAATACACTTAACCTCGTCAAGCAGAGCTTGATTCGGCCCAAGTGTATTTTTATTTATGAATACTAATAGTTTGAAGTTTAATTCATCAAGACTTAATCCGCTCCGCCTTCTCGCCAGGCTAGCGCTTGCGCAGCGGGTGGCGGATCAGACCCGGGTGAATGTTTTTGTTATTTAAAATAAAAGACGACTAATCATTATGATTAGTCGTCTTCATCTATTTCTTTTTGCTCCTTAAATTGATGACCTAGGCAGTTCATGCAGACCTTTTCCTGGCCAATAGTTTTACCAATCGTTTCGTAATTGGCTTTTTTGATCACATCAACAACCAAAACAACATCATTATTGCAGGAACAAGAGTGGTATTTAGCTGGTAATAGATAGCTAAACACCGCTTCAATGTTATACCCACGCTTCGCGTGTTCTTTTTTGATAAAATTACTTATTATTTCTTTTTTTTCGGTATCTATTTTAACGATAAAAAGAAACGATAAGAAGCAGTGCCAGTATGTGGCAAGTTTTGACTTTGGCAAAGTACACCTCAATTTGTTTTACAATTTGTTGATAGTAGATCATACACTATTTTTAATAGTAAGTCAACGCTTATGATATAATAGGCATATGATAAATTGGTTAAGTATTATATTTGTTTTTGGTGCCATGCTCTGTTGGGGTGTTGGTGATTTTTTAATTCAGAAAACAGTACGACGTCTAGGTAGTATTATGACCATTGCTTGGATTGGTGTTTTTTCTTCAATTTTGTTATTACCCTTTGTTGTTGGCGATTTATTGCACTTAAGTTTATCCGAATATCTAATTTTGATAATTGCCGGTGTAGTTACCTATTTCTCAGCTTATTTTCATTTTCAGGCTTTAGCAATTGGTAAATTTTCCGTTGTGGAAATAATTTTAACCATAGAATTGCCCATCACAATTTTATTTGGCATTGTTTTTTTTCAGGAAACACTAGATATGTATCAGGTATTTATGGTGTTGGCTTTGATGGTCGGCGTGGGTTTAATATCTTATCGGGAAGATGGTGATTTAAATTTTTGGCAAAAGATAGCTAATTATATTTTTCGTTATGAGTTTTTTAAAAAAGAGAGATTGGAAAAAGGCGCTTGGCTAGCTTTACTCACAGGCGTATTTTTGGGCATAGTAAATTTTGTTACTGCTTATGGCGCTAAAGAAATATCCCCGTTACTGAGTATTTGGCTGCCGTGGTTTATTTTTTCAATTATTAGTTTAGCTTATTTAGTTACCCATAGTCAGTTTGCAAAAATGTGGCAACTAGGATGGCAGGCAAAGTCATTAGTTATACCCATGGCCATTCTTGATATAGCAGCTTGGCTATTTTATGTTTATGCGGTTAAAGACAACTCTTTATCAGTTACTATTATTATTACCCAAAGCTATCCAGTGATCGCTGTATTACTAGCTGTATCAATTAATCGTGAGCGTTTACGCTGGTATCAATACGGAGGTGTTATTTTAGCAATGAGTGCCAGTATTTTAATTAGCTTTGTCTAAATGATCAATAATTTTTATCAACGAGTGTATCAGCAAGTTTCTCAGGTACCAAGAGGTAGGGTAGCGACCTATGGTCAAATAGCTGCTTTGCTGGGTAGTCCTAGATCTGCTAGGCAGGTTGGTTGGGCATTACATTTATTGCCGGTTGACTCTCGAGTGCCGTGGCAAAGAATTATTAACCAAAAAGGCCGTATTTCTACAAGTTGCCAAGAGCATACCCAGATGTTGCAGGCAACTTTATTAAGGAAAGAGCATGTAGAGGTAACCAAAAATCAAAACGGTTATTTTATTAATTTAATGAAATATGGAGTGAAATTTACCTAATATTAGATACAATTAGCTTGTTGATAGAGTGTGTATAATACTATTGACAAAAAAGTAAAAATTTGGTAAGGTATAACATCGAATCTCAGATAGTATGAGATTCTTTTTTATTCTAATTCGATGTTATGTTAAGCAAAGAATTGCGAAGTCTAAAAAGAAAAGTTATAGAATTAGCCCAAGAGGCAGTATTTTACGTGGTTCTTGTCATCACCGTAATACAGTTGATTTTTCCGCAAGTAGTTTTAGCTGAGCAAAGGATTAAAGTAATATTATCTGGCGATCAATACATTATTAAGAATGTCATTGATGATCCAGATTGGAATTATTCTATCAGGTTACCAGATATCAAAGAGCGCGCACCACGCCAGTCCGTTAAAATAACAGTGACAGCGTATACAAGTCAAATAGCGCAGACTGATAACTCACCATGCATTACAGCTTCTGGCCTTGATGTTTGTCAGCGTAATGCTGAAGACATTATCGCGACCAACTACCGCTATTTACCGTTTGGCACCTTAGTTCGTTTTCCAGATTTATTCGGCGATAAAATTTTTCAAGTGCACGATCGCATGAATAAAAGATATCAGCAACATGCTGATGTTTGGATGAAGGACTATGAAATGGCCATCAAATTCGGTAGGAAGCAAACTAAGATGGAAATATATTTTTAAAGATACTATAGACAACCCCGCCGTTCACGAGAGGCGGGGTTTTGTTATGTTATGAATAGATAATAAATGTTAAAATATGAGTATGAGTTATCTTGATGTCAGCAATTTAGGGTTTCTTATTATTATCATTTCGTTGGTTGGTTATTTAAGTAACTGGCTAAATGTTTGTTGGCTAAATTTTCGCATTACTCAGTGGTTGTATTTTTTGGGAGCGTTTATTCACGAGCTATCGCATGCTATCCTTTGTATTTTAACAGGAGCTAAGATCGTGGAGTTTAAAGTTTTTTCACGGCAACCACACGTTTCTCATTTATCTTCGCGCTTACCACTGATTGGTCAGTTATTAATATCAATAGCACCAATTTTTGGT
It encodes the following:
- the rpsP gene encoding 30S ribosomal protein S16 gives rise to the protein MLSIRFSRTGKKKQPYYRIIVLDKRKDPWGDYLEMLGNYDPRSKKLDIKIERVKYWLSVGAQATNTVFNLLLRNGLVKGKPKKSVKLSEKRKVKISKKKEAEQEKIKSAQAVAQAATEAAAKPSEPEVTPSEEKEEQAT
- a CDS encoding RNA-binding protein, which codes for MSDKELLEMIVKTLVDNQEAVNVERNIDEMGVLLTLKVDPKDMGQVIGRQGQTARAIRTLLRVIGARNNARVNLKIVEPEGSRQSHRSEVADVDTSAVDDFKL
- a CDS encoding tRNA (guanosine(37)-N1)-methyltransferase TrmD, giving the protein MIKKDFHIISAFPRLLDSYYQDSILQRAQKKKLINIYNHDLRDYTKNKHRQVDDVPYGGGVGMVLQIEPIWLCWQKIRKKKRSKTILLTPAGERLNQELVKKLAKEDQLIFICGHYEGVDARVENFCDLPVSIGDYVLTGGELGAAVIIDAVTRLMPGVLGKLESTIDESHSKAGVLEYPQYTRPENFPLNSRKTYSVPSVLLSGNHQLIKEWREKNRAR
- a CDS encoding cysteine methyltransferase; translated protein: MINNFYQRVYQQVSQVPRGRVATYGQIAALLGSPRSARQVGWALHLLPVDSRVPWQRIINQKGRISTSCQEHTQMLQATLLRKEHVEVTKNQNGYFINLMKYGVKFT